A DNA window from Dehalococcoidia bacterium contains the following coding sequences:
- a CDS encoding aldehyde ferredoxin oxidoreductase family protein, giving the protein MSFGYWNKVLHVNLSDRTSWVEEPGDAFYRDLQGGRGFIARYLLENVPPGADPLGPENVLVFAMGVMTGVALPGAGRHSVGARSPLTGGFGESESGGFWGAEVKRAGWDAIVVHGASETPVYLWIKEDQPVEFRDASGLWGMTTGECEEAIIEELGDQWIRTCQIGPAGEHLVRFANINNDLNEVAGRTGMGAVMGSKKLKAIAVRGTKKVPVFDPKPVLALAKWVATTLEENHRAFHEFGTGAAMVGKHLQGGLPTLNYQFGEWEPVGEIDAVAVRDKVRMGMKACYACSVRCKKVVRVEEREGVTDEKGRPVAFDPQGRWSIDPKYGGPEYETLASLGNSLGVDDLIAICKGNELANALGMDTISLGTTIAWAMECYEKGVLTDADTGGIPFRFGSAEMVIEMIRKVAYREGFGDLLAEGSQRAAARIGRGSEEFLTTVKGMEMAMHDPRHMPEMRPSYLLAPTGGDHMRQTSDKNAFRNQAGICFFLNYKDEQVLDVLNAVTGWGVTQEEVVQAAHRGLAMARLFNMREGFGREHDALPKKFQNALAKHPGLSPEVQDQIVTDYYREHGWNEETGRPTTETIERLGLRQYIGAAV; this is encoded by the coding sequence ATGTCATTCGGCTACTGGAACAAAGTGCTGCACGTCAACCTCAGCGACCGCACGAGCTGGGTCGAGGAGCCGGGCGACGCCTTCTACCGCGACCTGCAAGGGGGGCGCGGCTTCATCGCCCGCTACCTGCTGGAGAACGTGCCGCCCGGCGCCGATCCGCTTGGACCCGAGAACGTGCTGGTCTTCGCCATGGGCGTGATGACCGGCGTGGCGTTGCCCGGCGCCGGCCGCCACTCCGTAGGCGCCCGCTCGCCGCTCACCGGCGGCTTCGGCGAGAGCGAGTCGGGCGGCTTCTGGGGCGCCGAGGTGAAGCGGGCCGGCTGGGACGCGATCGTGGTGCACGGCGCCTCAGAGACGCCGGTCTACCTCTGGATCAAGGAAGACCAGCCGGTCGAGTTCCGCGACGCGAGCGGCCTCTGGGGCATGACCACGGGCGAGTGCGAAGAGGCGATCATCGAAGAGCTGGGCGATCAGTGGATTCGCACCTGCCAGATCGGCCCCGCCGGCGAGCATTTGGTCCGTTTCGCCAACATCAACAACGACTTGAACGAGGTCGCCGGCCGCACCGGCATGGGCGCGGTGATGGGGTCGAAGAAGCTGAAGGCGATCGCGGTGCGCGGCACGAAGAAGGTGCCCGTCTTCGACCCGAAGCCCGTGCTGGCCCTGGCGAAGTGGGTGGCCACCACGCTCGAAGAGAACCACCGCGCCTTCCACGAGTTCGGCACCGGCGCGGCTATGGTGGGCAAGCACCTGCAGGGCGGCCTGCCCACGCTCAATTACCAGTTCGGCGAGTGGGAGCCGGTGGGCGAGATCGACGCCGTGGCCGTGCGCGACAAAGTGCGCATGGGCATGAAGGCCTGCTACGCCTGCTCCGTGCGCTGCAAGAAGGTCGTGCGCGTGGAAGAACGCGAGGGCGTGACCGACGAGAAGGGCCGGCCCGTCGCCTTCGACCCGCAGGGCCGCTGGAGCATCGATCCGAAGTATGGCGGGCCAGAGTACGAGACGCTCGCCTCGCTGGGCAACTCGCTGGGCGTGGATGACCTGATCGCGATCTGCAAGGGCAACGAGCTGGCCAACGCGCTGGGCATGGACACGATCTCGCTCGGCACGACGATCGCCTGGGCGATGGAGTGCTACGAGAAGGGCGTGCTCACCGACGCGGACACGGGCGGTATCCCCTTCCGCTTCGGCAGCGCGGAGATGGTGATCGAGATGATCCGTAAGGTCGCCTACCGCGAGGGCTTCGGCGATCTGCTGGCCGAAGGCTCGCAGCGGGCGGCGGCGCGCATCGGCCGCGGCAGCGAGGAGTTTTTGACCACGGTGAAGGGCATGGAGATGGCGATGCACGACCCACGCCACATGCCCGAGATGCGCCCCTCGTACCTGCTCGCGCCCACGGGCGGCGACCACATGCGCCAGACCAGCGATAAGAACGCGTTTCGCAACCAGGCCGGCATCTGCTTCTTCCTCAACTACAAGGACGAGCAGGTGCTGGACGTGCTCAACGCCGTCACGGGCTGGGGCGTGACGCAGGAAGAGGTGGTGCAGGCGGCGCACCGCGGCCTGGCGATGGCGCGCCTCTTCAACATGCGCGAGGGCTTCGGCCGTGAGCACGACGCCTTGCCCAAAAAGTTCCAGAACGCGCTGGCGAAGCACCCCGGCCTCAGCCCAGAAGTGCAGGACCAGATCGTGACCGACTACTACCGCGAGCACGGCTGGAACGAAGAGACCGGCCGCCCGACCACGGAGACGATCGAGCGCCTCGGCCTGCGCCAGTACATCGGCGCGGCGGTGTGA
- a CDS encoding type II toxin-antitoxin system RelE/ParE family toxin has protein sequence MDVEYFRDAAGREPVREFIDDLYQHRKGAAAKIVAYIDRILSRHQPGGPPLPANLVKALGHGLFELRPEHGNVEYRIYFTIDNRGTAWLLHATQKKPNRRTEQAELDRAYRCLEQHRGGRQQ, from the coding sequence ATGGATGTGGAATACTTCCGCGATGCCGCCGGCCGCGAACCCGTGCGGGAGTTCATCGATGACCTGTATCAACACCGGAAGGGCGCCGCCGCGAAAATCGTGGCATACATCGATCGCATTCTCAGTCGTCATCAGCCCGGCGGCCCGCCGCTCCCTGCGAACTTGGTGAAGGCTCTCGGACATGGATTGTTCGAACTGCGCCCTGAACATGGCAACGTTGAGTATCGAATCTACTTCACGATCGACAACCGGGGAACGGCGTGGCTGCTGCATGCAACGCAAAAGAAACCCAACCGTCGAACAGAGCAAGCAGAGCTTGACCGCGCGTATCGGTGTCTCGAACAGCACCGCGGGGGCAGGCAGCAATGA
- a CDS encoding helix-turn-helix transcriptional regulator, with translation MTAFDRHRDEMMQDPEFARCVREAEAELELAFQTAAIREVRGMTQAQLAQAAGMRQPAIARFEKAGRTPTVTTLWRLAAALNARIVIGPEYQIHVEPCERRQHEAEQRIESSA, from the coding sequence ATGACAGCCTTTGATCGACACCGCGACGAAATGATGCAGGATCCGGAGTTCGCCCGCTGCGTGCGCGAGGCCGAAGCGGAACTAGAACTGGCTTTCCAGACGGCTGCCATCCGCGAGGTCCGCGGCATGACACAGGCACAGCTTGCCCAGGCCGCGGGGATGCGCCAGCCGGCGATCGCTCGCTTCGAAAAGGCGGGCCGTACGCCAACCGTGACCACGCTCTGGCGTCTTGCAGCCGCGCTGAACGCCCGCATCGTCATCGGACCGGAGTATCAAATCCACGTCGAACCATGCGAAAGACGGCAGCATGAGGCCGAGCAACGCATAGAGAGTTCAGCCTGA